The Helianthus annuus cultivar XRQ/B chromosome 11, HanXRQr2.0-SUNRISE, whole genome shotgun sequence region gaaaccctaattctaaacaTCACCAAAATCAGAAATTCGACTTACCAGTTTACTAGGGATGCTTAGATGATCGAAACTTTATAACATGCAGTTATCTAACATTAATTTTTCCTTGTCAATTGGTGAATTTTTACAAGAACAAAAGGGTAAACCCTTGTTCCCTGCTCCTGCTCGATCCCAAACACGCACAGGGTGTGTGTTTTGTGGTTTCAACATAATTAAACCCTCACTAATTATAATTTACATATTACCCCCTTAAGTCTTGTTACATTTGTAACTATTATCCTTAAAACCCCCTTTTAAGTACCATACTAccattcatccttaatcatattaagtttattattatttatcgcgttttttggggtgttacaagtctaccccccttaaaagaggtttcgtccccgaaacgtGGACATATCACAATTTTAAATGTGTACATACCAAAAAGAAATGGATAGTGCTTCCTCATCTCATCTTCCGCTTCCCATGTGAGTTCTGACCCCTTTCGGTGCTGCCATTGTACCAACACTTGTCGGACAGCCTTGTTGCGGAGCTTCTTCACCTTGACATCTTTAATGGCTATTGGTCTTTCTACATAATTCAACCCCTCGTCTAACTCAATGTCATCGAGAGGTACTAACGCGGTTTCATCCGCAAGACACTTTCTCAAGTGCGACACGTGGAAGGTATTGTGAATTCTGTCTAGAGTAGGCGGTAATTCTAATCGATATGCAACCCTTCCAACACGAGCCAAGATTTTAAACGGCCCAATATACCGAGGGCCTAACTTACCCCGTTTAAGAAAGTGGATTAAGCCTTTCCATGGCGACACCTTCAATAGAACgaaatctccaacttgaaattcaatAGGGCGCCTTCTCTTGTCTGCATAAGCTTTTTGTCGATCCTGGGCTGCTTTCAAACGAGTTCTAATCAATTCAATCTTTTCATTTGTCACTGCTATTAAATCACTTGGCACGAGCTCCCTTTgccccacttcaccccaacatacgggagttctacattttcttccgtatagtAATTCGTAAAGTGCCATTTGAATGCCACTaggtaactattgttataagaaaattccactagtggtaaatggtcatcccaaCTTCCCCCAAAATCTAAAGCACACGCCCTCAGCATATCAATaagtgtttgaatggttctttctgactgaccgtcggtttgagggtggtaGGCGGTACTTATGTGTAATTTCGTCCCCACACTCTCATGAAATCTTTGCCAGTAATGAGAGGTAAATCTAGTGTCCCTGCCCGAGACAATTGACACGGGCACCCCGTGTCGAGACACAATCTCGTTCATGTAAATTTCCGCTATTTTCTCGGAAGAATAAGCTTCTTTAATGGGTAGAAAGTGGGCGCTTTTCGTAagtcgatctacgattacccatattgtatcatgccCCTTTTTCGTTCTTGGAAGCTTGGTTACTAAATCCATCGTTAGTTCCTCCCATTTCCACAACGGTATCCCCAAAGGTTGTGATTCCCAgtagggcttttgatgttcctcTTTCACTTGAGAGCACGTTAAGCATTTTGCGACATACTTTACGATATtgcgtttcatgcccggccaccaataattggcCGTCAAtctcgatacatctttgtagccccgGGGTGGACCGAATATCgtgatttatgagcttcttcaaGTAACGCGGTCTTGACTTCACAGAAACGCGGTATCCAAACTCGGCCGAATCTCATCTTAAGTCCGGTCGAGTTTTCTTCCAGCTTATCGGCCACACCTTTTAACCTTTCTTTCTTTAAGTCTTCTGCTGCAAGCGACTTCCTTTAGGAATCCCGTATCATCTCAAGTAATTGTGGAGTAACTATCATTTTCATGGACCTCACACGAATTGAAGGTGGAGTCCCCTTTCGGCTTAGTGCATCCGCCACCACATTCGCTTTTCCCAGGTGATAAAGGATATCGCAATCATAGTCTTTAATCAGTTCTAACCATcttcgctgcctcatattcaagtctttctgttcaaagaaatacttgaggctcttatgatccgagtaaattgtacatttcgtaccgtataggtagtgtctccaaatttttaAGGCGAACACTACCGCTGCCAATTCCAGATCATGTGTTGGGTAGTTTACCTCGTGAGGCTTTAGTTGCCGCGAAGCATATGCAATAACCTTTCccctttgcatcaaaacacaacctAACCCCTGCTGTgaagcatctgaataaacaacCAGATCTTCGGTCCCATCTGGCAATGTCAGGACCGGAGGACTCGACAATTTCTCCTTCAGTATACGAAAGGCCTCTTCCTGTTCCTTACCCCATacaaacttttctttctttctcgtCAATCTGGTTAAGGGTAGagctatctttgagaaatcctgtatgaaccgtctgtagtatcccgcgaggcctagaaaacttcttatctcagTCGGACTCTTCGGGGGAACCCATTTCATTATGGCAtcaatctttgacggatccactaAAACACCTTCCGCATTGATCACGTGGCCTAGAAACTGTACCTCCCTGAGCCAGAAGGCGCATTTTGGAAATTTTGCGTAAAGTTTCTCCTTGCGGAGGATTTCGAGTACTTCacgcaaatgctttgcatgctcgGCTTTGCTTCGCGAATAGACTAAGATATCATCTATGAACACGATTACCGATTTGTCTAACATGGGTCGGCAcacccggttcataagatccataaacgcagctggcgcgttcgttaatccaaaCGACATGACTAGAaattcatagtgcccataacgggttctaaatgcagtctttggaatatcttcttcccgtactctaacttgatggtaccccgaacgcaggtctatcttggagaaccaactcaccccttgtaattgatcaaaaaggtcgtcaattctaggtaaagggtagcggttctttatggtcagcttatttagctctctatagtcgatacacatgcgcatcgacccgtctttctttttaacaaataagacaggtgctccccaaggcgacacactcgggcgtattgatgtgtgtaaaatgcaacatataaattacatcaaatgaggcataaaactaaccctttttaagtactaatgttggaaaaagagtgtttttgtcttccttttgtattttcaggattaaaagagctcgaattcacaaaagaagcaaaaagacagctaaatctaacacaaatacaagaaaaggaacataagtggattgcccgacccctcaacagcatcctcccaagaaAAATacagaaggcagaagactgaacacgccccgtgctcagccagcacggggccgtgcccaagaagcagcagaaaagacaaacttgtagaagcttctattgcccaccacggggccgtgcccagtgaacacgggggcgtggcgaaagtatagcaggcgcattaattgtaattgtgaattacaattaatgaagagagagagtgtcagacaggcacggggccgtgtccagcggacacggggccgtgcccagccttctgttcagcctataaataggagtgcttggtttcattgcaactcatcccttggcacaccacctctctcacacttcatccaccacccaccaccattacaacaccatcatccaccaccatcatccattgtccatcatagagtgtgtgagtcgtctcgggatccaagattgatcgtaagagttcttgacaatcaaggccatgtttgcctaagtctcttacatcacttggtgaagacaagtgtttagtataatactttttatttttaatcttttgcactttttatttggttttgtattaatgactttaataactagttgcttatgttgaaggtgatctttccttatcgtttgtccgtggtgtcttggcattattttactgtctatataaaataaaagattttcaccattcatatctccacggtctatatggaggtatgttggctacctggtcgggggttaagggaacggtttggtaagggtcttgcccttgttcagcgtttagaggtcctgcaagggacctgggtcaaatttagtaggatctccttcaatgcccataggtattggatggcggggatccaaactctttgaccccctcataagttaactactattaatactataacctggctatttaggactgtattcttgctgactcagactacttagtcgagggtaacgtcacctccaaaagaggtgcctaccataatttgcattaataacttaattcattatctttcaataatccgaccctttaggattgtatccttgctgactcaaactactgggtttagggtaacgtcgccttcaaaagaggggcctactacaataactaagataatctcttaaataagtgcaaaagtgcgaaaataatcaaaggttatactaatacacgagtcggatccaagtgattcatcttgtctatctgtttttatttttattttatttttcagcatttagttagtttttattttcttagtttaaaaaaatcttttctaacattttgatttagttagacgttgaggataaaccggtactaaaagctcttgtgtccttggacgacctcggtatcttaccaacactatactacgtccacgatgggtgcacttgcccatatgtgtgtttagtgttagtgaatatcgtgttttataaatttaaaacttggctaaaagtgtaaaaagggcttaaaatatatacctaaaatatattacactacacacgcatcacgtATGAAACCCTTATCTAGAAGATCTTGCAGTTGTGTCATTAATTCGCGCATCTCGGtgggagcaagtctatagggagCCTTTGCAACGGGTTTCGCACCCGGATTTACTTCGATGCGAAACTCTATTTCTCTCTCGGGTGGGACTCccggcaattcttctggaaatacatccggaaattCATTCACGATCTCAACGTCTTCAAGCTTCGTGAGGGTTTGTCGGGCATCTACTACATAAGCTAGGTATGCTCTACTCCCGTTAAGTACGTATTTGAAAGCTTGGACCAAGGTGCACAACTTGGTTTCTACGTTTCTCTCTCCTTGAATACTCAATTGTCTTCCACTTGGAGCTTGGATGAGCATTATCTTATTTTCGCAATTAATTTCCACATGGTGTCGCaccaaccaatccatccccacaaTCATTTTAAATTCCTCCAAAACCATAGGTATGAGGTCAATGTCAAATTCCTCATCTTCTATAGTGAATTTGCAGTTTCTACACACCTCGTGTAACATATAGATCTTACTATCGGCTATTTCTACTTCTAGAGGCATCGGCATTCGTTCAATCTTAAAGGACGGATGTTGTATAATTTCATTCGAAATAAATGACATAGTAGCTCCAGTATCGAACAGAACATAAACCGGTATGGAGTTTAGTAAAAAGATACCTGAAATCACATTCGGGTGAGACTTGGCTTCTTCGGATGTAATTTGGAACATTCTCCCTTTGGCCCTAGAACCTTCTTGCTTCTTATCTTCTTTCCTCGACTCTTGCTGGAGTTTTGGGCATTCAgatttgatgtgccccttttcgaa contains the following coding sequences:
- the LOC110932017 gene encoding uncharacterized protein LOC110932017, yielding MALYELLYGRKCRTPVCWGEVGQRELVPSDLIAVTNEKIELIRTRLKAAQDRQKAYADKRRRPIEFQVGDFVLLKVSPWKGLIHFLKRGKLGPRYIGPFKILARVGRVAYRLELPPTLDRIHNTFHVSHLRKCLADETALVPLDDIELDEGLNYVERPIAIKDVKVKKLRNKAVRQVLVQWQHRKGSELTWEAEDEMRKHYPFLFVWYLKGGFKDNSYKCNKT
- the LOC110932016 gene encoding uncharacterized protein LOC110932016, with the translated sequence MFATGQLTLQAKDWWDAYSKEIGEDKLQTMTWQEFKEPFMKYHCPQSAIDKIQEDFLRLRQKNKTINEISNIFLDKMKFCMEFVQTERMKINRFYGILKAEFREFITPSKCETLDELINLARDREIEIRRQEERGEKRPSEKGTSSSPSKRGKFQDQGRKEKSKSGITPCKTCGKLHTGECLLGKKGCYKCGKEGHSSYQCPSSPKTCFNCFEKGHIKSECPKLQQESRKEDKKQEGSRAKGRMFQITSEEAKSHPNVISGIFLLNSIPVYVLFDTGATMSFISNEIIQHPSFKIERMPMPLEVEIADSKIYMLHEVCRNCKFTIEDEEFDIDLIPMVLEEFKMIVGMDWLVRHHVEINCENKIMLIQAPSGRQLSIQGERNVETKLCTLVQAFKYVLNGSRAYLAYVVDARQTLTKLEDVEIVNEFPDVFPEELPGVPPEREIEFRIEVNPGAKPVAKAPYRLAPTEMRELMTQLQDLLDKGFIRDACVV